From Glycine soja cultivar W05 chromosome 4, ASM419377v2, whole genome shotgun sequence, the proteins below share one genomic window:
- the LOC114408893 gene encoding uncharacterized protein LOC114408893: MSRCVSCALIPNKNFLVSPIQIPIHNAVKVRGNNRTCGLRVQLSMVDSSSADFTRRIERAWLISKQPGPIVCSSCDSKGHIECKWCAGTGFFILGDNMLCEVPSRNTTCIICTGKGSMCCSDCQGTGFRAKWLGEPPSS; the protein is encoded by the exons atgagTAGGTGTGTATCTTGTGCGCTGATTCCCAATAAGAATTTCTTGGTATCACCAATTCAAATCCCAATTCATAATGCAGTAAAGGTTAGGGGCAACAATAGAACTTGTGGCCTGCGCGTTCAGCTTTCTATGGTGGACTCTTCCTCCGCTGATTTCACCAGACGCATCGAACGAGCTTGGTTAATTTCTAAG CAACCAGGGCCAATCGTGTGTTCATCTTGCGACTCAAAAGGGCATATTGAATGTAAATGGTGTGCGGGTACTGGTTTTTTTATTCTTGGTGATAACATGCTTTGTGAAGTCCCATCAAGAAACACTACCTGCATTATTTGCACTGGAAAG GGATCAATGTGCTGTTCTGATTGTCAAGGAACAGGCTTTCGTGCAAAGTGGTTGGGAGAACCTCCTTCTTCCTAG